The proteins below come from a single Paramormyrops kingsleyae isolate MSU_618 chromosome 25, PKINGS_0.4, whole genome shotgun sequence genomic window:
- the LOC140582864 gene encoding E3 SUMO-protein ligase ZBED1-like, with amino-acid sequence MIATDFQPFSIVEDTGFKKYSQALNPSYIPPSRKAVAQKVTDMYDRETASLKRRVSKVPAVCLTTDCWTSRTTASYMSVTCHFIEDFRVASCLLDCFEFSERHTADNIAQQLLSVAAEWGVDKKVVCCLTDNAANVTKAIQTIGWMHLPCLAHTINLVVRDALQASKPIIDKVKEAVEYFHRSTVGAQKLKETQLQMKMEELRPKQDCPTRWNSTYYMLKSFIASKNAIIPTLAVTNAPVRHLSQEEWTTVQEMCTILQPFEEVTVELSAESYLTASKVIVLARGLQRATADFRRNTTTAAAQGVIDSLCAKQQMRRLKGCQLQQQELAVAHPSNSNQLWKDWKEQAVVLDQ; translated from the exons ATGATAGCCACTGACTTCCAGCCCTTCTCAATAGTGGAGGACACAGGATTCAAAAAATATTCACAGGCGCTCAACCCCTCCTACATTCCTCCAAGTAGGAAGGCAGTAGCCCAGAAGGTCACGGATATGTATGACAGGGAGACAGCATCTTTGAAGAGAAGGGTGTCAAAAGTACCAGCTGTCTGTTTAACCACAGACTGTTGGACTTCAAGAACGACAGCATCATATATGTCTGTAACCTGCCATTTTATCGAGGATTTCCGTGTGGCCTCCTGCCTCCTGGACTGTTTTGAATTCAGTGAGCGGCACACAGCAGACAACATTGCACAACAGCTGCTTAGTGTTGCAGCAGAGTGGGGGGTGGACAAGAAAGTAGTGTGCTGCCTAACCGATAATGCGGCAAATGTTACTAAGGCTATACAAACCATTGGATGGATGCACCTACCATGCCTGGCCCATACTATTAACCTGGTGGTAAGAGATGCCCTGCAAGCTTCAAAGCCCATCATTGATAAGGTGAAAGAGGCAGTGGAATACTTTCACAGAAGCACCGTGGGGGCACAAAAACTGAAGGAGACTCAACTACAAATGAAGATGGAGGAGCTCCGACCGAAACAGGATTGTCCTACAAGGTGGAATTCCACCTACTACATGTTGAAAAGCTTTATTGCCAGTAAAAATGCCATAATCCCCACCCTGGCCGTCACCAATGCACCTGTCCGCCACCTGTCCCAGGAGGAATGGACCACAGTGCAAGAAATGTGCACAATCTTGCAACCATTTGAGGAAGTCACTGTGGAACTCAGTGCAGAAAG CTACTTGACAGCCTCGAAGGTCATAGTGCTGGCCAGGGGACTTCAAAGAGCCACCGCTGATTTCCGGCGAAACACTACAACAGCGGCAGCGCAAGGTGTGATCGACAGTCTGTGTGCGA AACAGCAGATGAGACGTTTGAAAGGCTGTCAACTGCAGCAGCAAGAATTAGCAGTGGCACACCCATCCAACAGCAACCAGCTGTGGAAGGACTGGAAGGAGCAGGCAGTGGTGCTGGATCAATAG